A genomic segment from Janthinobacterium sp. 64 encodes:
- a CDS encoding sensor domain-containing protein, producing MSDRIAGAAPSPGRLLAAAEPQAGPAGKALDLLSIIVAAVEQAPGLSVRGIDRDGIVRYWSLGAARLYGVAAELALGQPWARVAASLPDAASVAEEAAGEVAAVWESGKARSTRLWKHGADGAAPRCICSTVFPVIQSGRVRQVVCIDVDITASGQDGAAQGALLLMGDNFRQLYQKSADAILLLRDEHIAEANPAAIALFQCEDRQRLLGRRLSDFSPLRQPDGALSSLRGTQLAAQAHADGNCRYDWRYQTCTGQLFWGEVLLTSVTLDHTYLFYAVIRDISSRKLAERDLYLSIQVIEHASVAIVVMDPQQRVVSMNPAYSEISGYSRDDMLGKPFVLHGVEPDAPAFFEHVWDEVDANGYWQGDIMGQRKAGGRYPAWLSLTAIRDSQGQLSNYLAILSDISERKKNEEHTRHLAEHDFLTDLPNRVLLLDRLSLALAAARRKLNMLAVLYLDLDHFKHINDSMGHHVGDLLLKEVARRLVRCVRGVDTVSRHGGDEFVIILSEVGGIDQVAHVASSLLHAVTQPYQLGEYELHVSTSIGVAIFPSDGDGIETLVHNADIAMYHAKESGRNNFQFFNAEMNAQIVERASLEQGLRAALGRDEFVLEFQPALDVASGQIVGAEALLRWRHPQLGVLPPERFIAVAEECGLMVSIGNWVLQQACRRARAWHDAGQAWRVAVNLSPAQCLHNNLLLSVQEALAVSGLPAASLELEVTESLLMKGGARLAGVLAQLRALGARLAIDDFGTGYSRLANLRHYPVDKLKIDPSFLPAVADDAAGESDTAVAATIIAMARELQLTVIAEGVETAQQLAYLRGQGCQQYQGRYASAQVAGSVLAKLLH from the coding sequence ATGTCTGATCGGATTGCCGGAGCCGCGCCGTCGCCGGGGCGCCTGCTTGCCGCGGCCGAACCGCAGGCGGGGCCGGCCGGCAAGGCGCTCGATTTGCTGTCCATCATTGTTGCCGCCGTCGAACAGGCGCCGGGTCTGTCCGTGCGTGGCATCGACCGCGACGGCATCGTGCGCTACTGGAGCTTGGGTGCGGCGCGCCTGTACGGCGTGGCGGCCGAGCTGGCGCTGGGCCAGCCATGGGCCAGGGTGGCCGCTTCGCTGCCGGATGCCGCCAGCGTGGCCGAGGAGGCGGCGGGCGAAGTGGCGGCCGTGTGGGAGAGCGGCAAGGCGCGCAGCACGCGCCTGTGGAAGCATGGCGCCGACGGGGCTGCGCCGCGCTGCATCTGTTCCACCGTGTTTCCCGTCATCCAGTCCGGACGTGTGCGGCAAGTGGTGTGCATCGATGTCGATATCACGGCCAGCGGCCAGGATGGCGCCGCGCAGGGCGCCTTGCTGCTGATGGGCGACAATTTCCGCCAGCTGTACCAGAAATCGGCCGATGCCATCCTGCTGCTGCGCGACGAGCATATCGCCGAGGCGAATCCGGCCGCCATTGCCCTGTTTCAATGCGAAGACCGGCAACGTCTGCTGGGGCGGCGCCTCAGCGACTTTTCGCCGCTGCGCCAGCCCGATGGCGCATTGTCGTCGTTGCGCGGCACGCAGCTGGCGGCGCAAGCCCATGCCGACGGCAACTGCCGCTACGACTGGCGCTACCAGACGTGCACGGGCCAGCTGTTCTGGGGCGAAGTGCTGCTTACTTCCGTCACGCTCGACCACACCTATCTGTTTTACGCCGTGATCCGCGATATCTCCTCGCGCAAACTGGCCGAGCGGGACCTGTACCTGTCGATACAGGTCATCGAGCACGCCAGTGTGGCCATCGTCGTGATGGACCCGCAGCAGCGCGTCGTCAGCATGAATCCCGCGTACAGCGAGATCAGCGGCTATAGCCGGGACGACATGCTGGGCAAGCCTTTCGTCCTGCACGGCGTGGAGCCGGATGCGCCCGCGTTTTTCGAGCACGTGTGGGATGAAGTCGATGCCAACGGCTATTGGCAAGGCGACATCATGGGCCAGCGCAAGGCGGGCGGGCGCTACCCGGCCTGGCTGTCGCTGACGGCCATCCGCGACTCGCAAGGACAATTGAGCAATTACCTGGCCATCCTCAGCGACATCAGCGAGCGCAAGAAAAACGAGGAGCACACGCGCCATCTGGCCGAGCACGATTTTCTGACCGACTTGCCGAACCGGGTGCTGCTGCTGGACCGGCTGTCGCTGGCGCTGGCGGCCGCGCGGCGCAAGCTGAATATGCTGGCCGTGTTGTACCTGGACCTCGACCACTTCAAGCATATCAACGACAGCATGGGCCACCACGTGGGCGATTTGCTGCTCAAGGAAGTGGCGCGGCGCCTGGTGCGCTGCGTGCGCGGCGTCGATACCGTCAGCCGGCATGGCGGCGACGAGTTCGTCATCATCCTGTCCGAGGTGGGCGGCATCGACCAGGTTGCCCACGTGGCGTCCAGCCTGCTGCATGCCGTCACGCAGCCCTATCAGCTGGGCGAATACGAATTGCATGTGTCCACCTCGATCGGCGTGGCCATCTTTCCCAGCGATGGCGACGGCATCGAGACCCTCGTGCACAACGCCGACATCGCCATGTACCACGCCAAGGAAAGCGGGCGTAACAATTTCCAGTTTTTCAATGCCGAGATGAATGCGCAAATCGTCGAGCGGGCCAGCCTGGAGCAGGGCTTGCGCGCCGCGCTGGGCCGCGATGAATTCGTGCTGGAGTTCCAGCCCGCGCTCGACGTTGCCAGCGGACAAATCGTCGGCGCCGAAGCGCTGTTGCGCTGGCGCCATCCGCAACTGGGCGTGCTGCCGCCCGAGCGCTTCATCGCCGTGGCCGAGGAGTGTGGCTTGATGGTATCGATTGGCAACTGGGTGCTGCAGCAAGCGTGCCGGCGCGCGCGCGCCTGGCACGATGCGGGCCAGGCCTGGAGAGTGGCCGTGAACCTGTCGCCGGCGCAATGCCTGCACAATAATTTATTGCTCAGCGTGCAAGAAGCGCTGGCCGTGTCGGGTTTGCCCGCCGCCAGCCTGGAACTGGAAGTGACGGAGTCCTTGCTGATGAAGGGCGGCGCGCGCCTGGCCGGCGTGCTGGCGCAGCTGCGCGCGCTGGGCGCCAGGCTGGCCATCGACGACTTCGGCACCGGCTATTCGCGCCTGGCCAATCTGCGCCATTACCCGGTGGATAAACTCAAGATCGACCCGTCGTTCCTGCCCGCCGTGGCGGACGACGCGGCGGGCGAGTCCGACACGGCGGTCGCCGCCACCATCATCGCCATGGCGCGCGAGTTGCAATTGACGGTGATCGCCGAAGGCGTGGAAACGGCGCAGCAGCTGGCCTATCTGCGGGGGCAGGGCTGCCAGCAATACCAGGGGCGCTATGCCAGCGCGCAAGTTGCGGGCAGCGTGCTGGCGAAGTTACTGCATTAG
- a CDS encoding efflux RND transporter periplasmic adaptor subunit, whose amino-acid sequence MKNETLPPASPLAATRRRRWRTPVLILIVLGLAGGGWTVMQSKQQAAKAAEQQASKKKEQEKTPVHELAQGDVAAIAARALAISLPLSGSLAPVTQATIKAKVSGVIEATTLQEGQQVANGQILVRLDAADLRARLTQQQAMLDEAQARLSMAAKNEANSQALLKQKYISQTAYDTTQNSVDLARANVKSAAAMVDIARIALADTVIRAPMAGIVSKRHLQAGEKVSPDMPVYTIVNLAQLTLEAPVPSADIPRIKLGQDVHFKVDGFGARDFAGKVTRINPTTESGSRAMLVYIAVDNGDGALRGGMFAKGSIVTERSSVAPLVPLTAVRNEKQGPVVYALVNNKVVAQPVTLGLRNEDEGYAEVTSGLVPGAKVIVAKLDGVKPGHSVTFAAPATSPTAPATPAAVLARKD is encoded by the coding sequence ATGAAAAACGAGACCCTGCCCCCCGCCTCTCCCCTTGCCGCCACGCGCCGCCGGCGCTGGCGCACCCCCGTGCTGATCCTGATCGTGCTGGGTCTGGCCGGGGGCGGATGGACCGTCATGCAATCGAAGCAGCAAGCCGCCAAGGCGGCCGAACAGCAAGCGAGCAAGAAGAAGGAACAGGAAAAAACGCCCGTGCATGAACTGGCGCAGGGCGACGTGGCGGCGATTGCCGCGCGCGCGCTGGCCATCAGCCTGCCCCTGTCCGGTTCGCTGGCGCCCGTGACCCAGGCCACCATCAAGGCCAAGGTTTCCGGCGTGATCGAGGCAACCACCTTGCAGGAAGGCCAGCAAGTGGCCAACGGGCAAATCCTCGTGCGTCTGGACGCGGCCGACCTGCGCGCCCGCCTGACGCAGCAGCAAGCCATGCTCGACGAAGCGCAGGCGCGATTGTCCATGGCGGCCAAGAATGAGGCGAACAGCCAGGCCCTGCTCAAGCAAAAATACATTTCGCAAACGGCCTACGACACGACGCAAAACTCGGTCGACCTGGCGCGCGCCAATGTGAAGTCCGCCGCCGCGATGGTCGACATCGCCCGCATCGCGCTGGCCGACACCGTGATCCGCGCGCCGATGGCAGGCATCGTCAGCAAGCGCCACCTGCAGGCCGGCGAAAAAGTCTCGCCCGACATGCCCGTCTACACCATCGTCAACCTGGCCCAGCTGACCCTGGAAGCGCCCGTGCCCAGCGCGGACATCCCCCGCATCAAGCTGGGCCAGGACGTGCATTTCAAGGTCGACGGCTTCGGCGCGCGCGACTTCGCCGGCAAGGTCACGCGCATCAACCCGACCACCGAGAGCGGCTCGCGCGCCATGCTCGTCTACATCGCCGTCGACAATGGCGATGGCGCGCTGCGCGGCGGCATGTTCGCCAAGGGCAGCATCGTCACCGAGCGCTCAAGCGTGGCGCCGCTGGTGCCCCTGACGGCCGTGCGCAATGAAAAGCAGGGCCCCGTCGTGTATGCGCTGGTGAACAACAAGGTCGTCGCCCAGCCCGTCACCCTGGGACTGCGCAACGAGGACGAAGGCTATGCGGAAGTGACGTCGGGCCTGGTGCCGGGCGCCAAAGTCATCGTCGCCAAGCTCGATGGCGTGAAACCGGGACACAGCGTGACCTTTGCCGCGCCAGCCACCTCCCCCACCGCGCCAGCCACACCGGCGGCCGTGCTGGCACGGAAGGATTAA
- a CDS encoding efflux RND transporter permease subunit — MWMTKVSIQNPVFATMVMVALVVLGIFSYRGLGVESMPSVQFPFAAIEVNYPGASPEAVENDITRPIEDAVNTVSGIKTIRANSWEGRAGVYLEFELSTNMDKAMQDLRDKVALVRPRFPKEAKDPFIARAEGDNERPIATIVLTSTGHDLRSLSTMTEQVISKRFQGVAGVGQVKLRGLRARQILISMKPIELNAQGIGVDEVIRAIQATNTNLPAGSISHGAAEQLVRVEGKIKDAREFGKIIVARRAIGPVYLDQVATVVDGEQEELSISRMNGQQAVTMEITKVQDANVVEVGTGILKVAADLQKTLPPDIKLRVLDDESERVQSQLNNVKRTIIEGAVLTMVIVFLFLHSWRSTIITGLTLPISVLASFIAMKAFGFTLNFLTLMALSLCIGLLIDDAIVVRENIVRHLGMGKNHYKAANDGTNEIGLAVMATTFAIVAVFVPVAFMDGIIGRFFLQFGITVAVAVLVSLFVSFTLDPMLSSVWRDPVKDRFKYVPWLGRFMAWIETGIDRLHVWYGKVLKVALRWRKTTLATAVALFAGSLMLVPMIGGEMFPETDQGWVNLRFKTPVGSSLEYTDSKVRQIETALKEFPEIDSLVANIGTPDGRNAAEVNLKLTDIKTHKRRSQQELEKLIRERLAPIAGITLSVGNRPIFIAILGTDEGKLDAVAHRLMDKMRTIKGLADMEYSQEGANPSTTVKINNELASDLGLSVQQIGNALRPFVAGDTVSHWLASDGQNYDVNVQLPKSGRQKVADLADLSLASSKLDANGKPVMIPLRQVVDFVPSSSPQVLKRQALQRRVAIYAGVQGRPAGDVDADVQKAIKSIDLPPGVRFDVAGNAQQMAETMGGAMMALGIAVIFIYLVLASQFGSFLQPIAIMVSLPLSLIGVLAALLITGSTLNIFSVIGFIMLMGLVTKNAILLVDFTNQRQREGLGQFEALMEAGQVRLRPILMTTLAMVFGMLPMAIGMGDGGESQAPMGRAVIGGVITSTLLTLVVVPVAYTYLDSLGKRAARFFGGGEHAHTDADDAKAHAH; from the coding sequence ATGTGGATGACCAAAGTCAGCATACAAAACCCCGTCTTCGCCACCATGGTCATGGTGGCGCTGGTGGTGCTGGGCATCTTCTCCTACCGGGGCCTGGGCGTGGAGAGCATGCCCAGCGTGCAGTTCCCGTTCGCCGCCATTGAAGTGAATTACCCGGGCGCCTCGCCGGAAGCCGTGGAAAACGACATCACGCGTCCCATCGAAGACGCCGTCAACACCGTCAGCGGCATCAAGACCATCCGCGCCAACTCGTGGGAAGGACGCGCCGGCGTCTACCTGGAATTCGAGCTGTCGACGAATATGGACAAGGCCATGCAGGACTTGCGCGACAAGGTGGCCCTGGTGCGCCCGCGCTTCCCGAAAGAAGCCAAGGACCCGTTCATCGCGCGCGCCGAGGGCGACAACGAGCGCCCCATCGCCACCATCGTGCTGACCTCCACCGGACATGACCTGCGCTCGCTGTCGACCATGACGGAACAAGTCATCAGCAAGCGATTCCAGGGCGTGGCCGGCGTGGGACAAGTCAAGCTGCGCGGCTTGCGCGCGCGCCAGATCCTCATCAGCATGAAGCCGATCGAGCTCAATGCCCAGGGCATCGGCGTCGATGAAGTGATCCGCGCCATCCAGGCCACAAATACCAATCTGCCGGCCGGCTCGATCAGCCATGGCGCGGCCGAGCAGCTGGTGCGCGTGGAAGGCAAGATCAAGGATGCGCGCGAGTTCGGCAAGATCATCGTCGCGCGCCGCGCCATCGGTCCCGTCTACCTGGACCAGGTGGCCACCGTCGTCGACGGCGAACAGGAAGAACTGTCGATCTCGCGCATGAACGGCCAGCAGGCCGTCACCATGGAAATCACCAAGGTGCAGGACGCCAACGTGGTCGAAGTGGGCACCGGCATCCTGAAAGTGGCGGCCGACCTGCAAAAGACCCTGCCGCCCGATATCAAGCTGCGCGTGCTCGACGACGAATCGGAGCGCGTGCAAAGCCAGCTCAATAACGTCAAGCGCACCATCATCGAAGGCGCCGTGCTGACCATGGTGATCGTCTTCCTGTTCCTGCACTCGTGGCGCTCGACCATCATCACGGGATTGACCCTGCCGATCTCCGTGCTGGCCAGCTTCATCGCCATGAAGGCGTTTGGTTTTACGCTGAACTTTTTGACCCTGATGGCGCTGTCCCTGTGCATCGGCCTGTTGATCGATGACGCCATCGTGGTGCGCGAAAACATCGTGCGCCACCTGGGCATGGGCAAGAACCACTACAAGGCGGCCAACGACGGCACCAATGAAATCGGCCTGGCCGTGATGGCCACCACGTTCGCCATCGTCGCCGTGTTCGTGCCCGTCGCCTTCATGGACGGCATCATCGGCCGCTTCTTCCTGCAGTTCGGCATCACCGTGGCCGTCGCCGTGCTCGTGTCGCTGTTCGTCAGTTTTACCCTTGACCCCATGCTGTCGTCCGTCTGGCGCGACCCCGTCAAGGACCGTTTCAAGTACGTGCCGTGGCTGGGCCGCTTCATGGCCTGGATCGAGACGGGCATCGACCGCCTGCACGTCTGGTATGGCAAGGTGCTGAAAGTGGCCCTGCGCTGGCGCAAGACTACCCTGGCCACGGCCGTGGCCCTGTTCGCGGGCAGCCTGATGCTCGTGCCGATGATCGGCGGCGAGATGTTCCCCGAGACGGACCAGGGCTGGGTCAACCTGCGCTTCAAGACGCCCGTCGGCTCCAGCCTCGAATACACGGATAGCAAGGTGCGCCAGATCGAAACGGCCCTGAAGGAATTCCCCGAAATCGACAGCCTGGTGGCCAATATCGGCACGCCCGATGGACGCAACGCGGCCGAGGTGAACCTGAAGCTGACGGACATCAAGACGCACAAGCGCCGCTCGCAGCAGGAACTGGAAAAGCTGATCCGCGAACGCCTGGCGCCGATTGCCGGCATCACCCTGTCGGTCGGCAACCGCCCCATCTTCATCGCCATCCTGGGCACGGATGAAGGCAAGCTCGATGCAGTAGCGCACCGCCTGATGGACAAGATGCGCACCATCAAGGGCCTGGCCGACATGGAGTACAGCCAGGAAGGCGCCAATCCGTCGACCACGGTGAAGATCAATAACGAACTGGCCAGCGACCTGGGATTGTCGGTGCAGCAGATCGGCAATGCCCTGCGCCCGTTCGTGGCGGGCGACACGGTCAGCCACTGGTTGGCCAGCGACGGACAAAACTATGACGTCAACGTGCAGCTGCCCAAGTCGGGCCGCCAGAAAGTGGCCGACCTGGCCGACCTGTCGCTGGCGTCCAGCAAGCTTGACGCGAATGGCAAACCCGTCATGATTCCGCTGCGCCAGGTGGTCGACTTCGTGCCGTCATCGAGCCCGCAAGTGCTCAAGCGCCAGGCCTTGCAGCGCCGCGTCGCCATCTATGCGGGTGTGCAGGGCCGCCCTGCCGGCGACGTCGACGCCGACGTGCAGAAAGCCATCAAGTCCATCGACCTGCCGCCGGGCGTGCGCTTCGACGTGGCCGGCAATGCACAGCAGATGGCCGAAACCATGGGCGGCGCGATGATGGCGCTGGGGATCGCCGTGATCTTCATCTACCTGGTGCTGGCGTCGCAATTCGGCAGCTTCTTGCAGCCGATCGCCATCATGGTGTCCCTGCCGCTCTCCTTGATCGGCGTGCTGGCCGCCCTCCTCATCACGGGCAGCACCCTGAACATCTTCTCCGTGATCGGCTTCATCATGCTCATGGGTTTAGTTACCAAGAATGCGATCTTGCTGGTCGACTTCACCAACCAGCGCCAGCGCGAAGGCCTGGGTCAGTTCGAGGCGCTGATGGAAGCAGGGCAAGTGCGCTTGCGCCCCATCCTGATGACGACCCTGGCGATGGTCTTCGGCATGCTGCCGATGGCCATCGGCATGGGCGACGGCGGCGAATCGCAGGCGCCGATGGGCCGCGCCGTCATCGGCGGCGTCATCACCTCGACCCTCTTGACCCTGGTGGTGGTGCCCGTCGCCTACACCTATTTAGATAGCCTGGGCAAGCGCGCCGCGCGCTTCTTTGGCGGCGGCGAGCATGCGCACACCGATGCCGACGACGCCAAGGCACACGCCCATTGA